Below is a window of Leptospira stimsonii DNA.
GTTGTCCTGCCTTCTGACCCGTGGCATTAATTTCAAATTTCTGCTAAATTGTAAGTGTGGAATTTGTTAAATTTAAAGCGTTAGTTGCTAATAAGATAAAAGAAATCAGACTTAAGAAAAAAATCACCCAAGAGGGTGCGGCCGGATTGAAGATAGGGGTCAGAACTTACCAGAGAATTGAATCAGGCGAAACATCACCTAATATTGAGAGCATTTTTGTTATAGCGAGAAACCTTGGGGTTCATCCAAAGGAAATTTTCGATGTAAGTTTAGAGGAAAAAACTAAAACGCATTCAAATAAAGAAAAGTAACAGAGAGAAATCCTCTTTCCATTTTGGAAAGCGCATCGTAAAGTTTTGGTGTTTCCTTTCACACTTAAAGCCATTTAAGGTTTTTTTTACTATAACTTATAATTTCCTTATAGAGGTTGGTAGAATTACGATGCCGATATACTTTGGA
It encodes the following:
- a CDS encoding helix-turn-helix domain-containing protein, with amino-acid sequence MEFVKFKALVANKIKEIRLKKKITQEGAAGLKIGVRTYQRIESGETSPNIESIFVIARNLGVHPKEIFDVSLEEKTKTHSNKEK